In Flammeovirgaceae bacterium 311, one DNA window encodes the following:
- a CDS encoding gcn5-related n-acetyltransferase (COG0454 Histone acetyltransferase HPA2 and related acetyltransferases), translating to METEIQILQPNNIEELNELISVFEKVFEMGSFERPGQAHLQNLLNKENFFAVIAKTENKIIAGLTFYVLDQYYSVKPLAYIYDLAVLQEYQRKGVGKKLINFTNEHCRQKGFEEVFVQADKGDQYAIDFYRSTKPTEEEQVVHFYYSSVNENDTDRR from the coding sequence TTGGAAACTGAAATACAAATATTACAACCCAACAACATTGAAGAACTGAATGAACTGATTTCAGTTTTTGAGAAGGTTTTTGAAATGGGGAGTTTTGAAAGACCCGGCCAGGCTCACCTGCAAAACCTATTGAATAAAGAGAACTTTTTTGCCGTTATCGCAAAGACTGAAAACAAAATTATTGCAGGACTGACATTTTATGTGCTTGACCAGTATTACTCTGTAAAGCCTTTAGCATACATATACGACCTTGCAGTTTTGCAGGAGTACCAGAGGAAAGGTGTGGGCAAAAAATTGATAAACTTCACTAACGAACATTGCAGACAAAAGGGTTTTGAAGAAGTTTTTGTACAGGCGGACAAAGGTGACCAATATGCTATTGACTTTTATCGCTCAACAAAACCAACAGAAGAAGAGCAGGTGGTTCACTTTTACTATAGTTCAGTAAACGAAAACGATAC
- a CDS encoding rifampin ADP-ribosylating transferase, with product MEQIIETTNGLNPERFYHGTKANLKIGDLIKPGFNSNYGQRNKAKYIYLTATLDAAIWGAELALGEGRGKIYIVEPTGPIEDDPNLTDKKFPGNPTKSYRSLYPFRVIGEITEWQGHSPEQLKAMKENLDRLKKLGIEAIED from the coding sequence ATGGAGCAAATAATAGAAACGACAAACGGCCTGAACCCAGAGAGGTTCTATCACGGGACAAAGGCAAATCTGAAAATAGGCGACTTGATTAAACCCGGCTTTAATTCTAACTATGGACAAAGAAACAAAGCGAAATACATCTACCTGACAGCCACCTTGGATGCTGCTATCTGGGGGGCTGAACTTGCCCTGGGCGAAGGACGTGGAAAAATTTATATCGTAGAGCCAACAGGCCCTATTGAGGACGACCCCAATTTAACTGACAAAAAATTTCCGGGTAATCCAACAAAGTCATACCGTTCTCTGTATCCGTTTAGAGTCATTGGTGAGATTACGGAATGGCAAGGGCACTCACCCGAACAGCTCAAAGCTATGAAGGAAAACCTTGACCGACTAAAGAAACTGGGTATTGAAGCGATAGAAGACTAA